The genomic window GAACTTTCCGGAGGACAAAGACAGAGAGTATCAATAGCTAGATCCCTAGCAAATGATCCAGACATACTTCTAGCCGACGAACCAACAGGAAACCTGGACACAGAAACCGGCGGCAAAATAATGGATCTGCTTACAGACCTTAACGACCGAGGCAAAACCATAATCATGGTTACACACGATCCAAACGACGCAGAGTACGCTGACAGAACAATTCAAATAGTAGACGGTGTAACAGACCCGAAAAAAGAAACAAACCAAGAAGAACTCGAAAATTGATATAATATGAAACAACTAGCACTAATCACAACACTTCTGCTGTTCCTATCATTCACAGCAGCACAGACATCATCAAACATCCAAATAGACCTAAAGAAAACAGAACCAGTACCCCTACAGACATCAGAATATGCCGACATATGGCTCGAAGTAACCAACGAAGGCACAGCCAACGCAGACAACATAGAACTCACTTTTGAAGAAAACTATCCTTTCTCAGTTGAGAGAGGAGATAAGACCAACTGGACGATCGGAGAGATTATTCCGGGTGAAGAATACCAACTACATCTTCAGACAAGAGTCGACAGAAACGCACTACAAGGAAACAACACACTGAAATTCCGGGTAGAGACAGGAGACATGTCATACACAAAGGAAGTTCCTGTGGAAGTACGAAGCGACAGAAACGTACTATCCATAGAGGAGGTAAACTTCCCTGACAAAGCAGCCCCAGGAACAAGACAACAGATGCAGCTAAAACTAAGAAATCTAGCTGACTCACAACTCAAAAACATTCAAACAGGTCTAGACCTGTCCGGCGACATCCCAATGGCAACATCAGGCGCATCCGACAAAAACCTGGTAAGCATAGAAGCAGGACAGACACAAACCATCAACTACACATTAAACATCGATGAATCAGCTGAAAACTCTGTATACAAACTGCCAATAGACATCAGCTTCGAAAATGAAGCAGGAACAGAATTCGAACAATCAACAACCACAGGAATAAACGTTGGAGGAAAACCAGACCTCAAAGTAGCCCTAGACACAGAAGACTCACTGACAGAAGGCAGAAAAGAACTAAACTTCCGCCTAGTCAACAAGGGACACGGATCAGCAGACTTCGTCTCCATGGAGCTGCAGGAAACCGACAACATAGAAGTAATCGGCAGTAACGACGAATACATCGGATCCATGGACTCTGACGACTTCCAAACAGCATCATTCCAGACACACATCGAAGCAGAAACTGAAAGCATCAACGTAGACCAGCTAGAACTTCCCGTAACTCTTGAATACAATGACCAAGACGGCAAACAAACAAGCACACAGAACATAGCAGCAGAATTCTACACAAAAGAAGAAGCCAAGAAATACGGCCTAACCTCAAGTGGAAGCCCACTACCACTAATCATCGTAGCTGTCCTACTCATTGGAGGAGGAATCTACTACTGGAGAAGAAAAAGAAAGGAGTAACCACCCCATGTTCCTCGACTTCTTCAGACTCTCAATAAACAATCTGCGCCACAGAAAACGGCGTTCATGGCTCACCATAATAGGAACACTCATAGGAATAATGGCAGTAGTCTCACTGATATCAATAGGACAAGGACTAGAAAACTCAGTAGCCTCAGAACTAGAAGAACTGGGAGGCAACAAACTATTCATATCCTCATCAGGAGGAGTATCAGGAAGATTCGCAGAAACAACCTTCGGACTAAACGAAGACGACAAACAAGCAATCGAAAGAGTCAAAGAAATAAAAGGAGTCGCAGGCGGAATATCAGGAGGAATAGACGCCAAATACAGAAGAGACACCGAAAAAACCAGCCTAAGAGGAATCACAACAGGAAGAAACGCAGATATAGCAAAAGAAATATACGATATAGAAGTTGTCGAGGGGAGATACCTTGCCACAGGAGACACAAGCTCGGTAGTGATAGCAGAAGACGCAAAAAACGACATATTTGAAGATGAAATAATACTAAACTCAAAAATAGATATCAACGGAACCGACTACAAAGTTGTAGGAGTGATAAGCACCTCTCAGACAGTAGGAAACTTCCAGGGGCTTGTAGGGCCACTTGAAGAAACCAGAGACGTTCTGAACAGACCAGAAGGATACGACTTCGTGACAGCCGAAGTCTCAGACGGAGAAACAACATCAGAAGTAGCAGAAAAAGTCAGGAAAGAGCTGAGAAACGAAAGAGGAATAGAAAAAGGAGAGGAAACCTTCCAGATAGAAACCGCACAAGACATAATAGACTCATTCAAAAACCAGCTAAGCATAATAAGAGCAGTTCTACTAGGCATAGGAGCAATATCACTGCTTGTAGGAGGTGTTGGAATAATGAACACCATGTACACCTCCGTCTCCGAACGTGAAAGAGAAATAGGAGTAATGAAAGCAATAGGAGCGACCAAAAAACAGATACTTGCACTATTCATGATCGAATCCGGAATGGTAGGAATGATAGGAGGACTCCTCGGCGCAACAGTAGGAATAGGTCTCAGCTACGTCGCAGCAGCTCTCATAAAATCCTCAGTCTCTCTGCCATTCCAGCCTTACGTTTCACCAGAACTCGTGTTCGGAGCCATATTTTTCTCATTCATCGTCGGCATGATCTCCGGAGCACTGCCAGCGAGAAAAGCATCTAAGAAAGAACCTGTGGAGGCGTTGAGATCAGGATGATAAGAGACCTGTTCTACATCGCCTACCGCAACATACGCCACAGAGGCAGAAGATCATGGCTCACAGTGATAGGAGTATTCATAGGCATCGCAGCCGTTGTATCACTAGTCTCACTAGGACAAGGACTCCAGACATCAGTCGAACAAGAGTTCGAGCAGATCGGCAGCGACAAACTCTTCATAAACTCAGCAGGAAGCGCCACATCAACATCGGCTGAAAGGCTCGACAACGATGATCTGCGTACAGTCAGAAGAAGCCAATCAGTAGGTACGGCGGACGGAGTAATCTTCGCCACAACCACTTCAAAATACAATGACCGACAGGAGTTTGTCACAGTGCTTGGAACGCCGACAGGAGAGTCTCAGGACCTAATCAAGGAAAGCTGGGCGTTGGAGATAGAAGAAGGACGAGAAATACAGTCAACCGACACATCCAGCATAGTCATAGGAAGCCAGGTCGCGGAAAGACTCTTTGGAGAAGAAATCAGCCTCAGAAACAGTCTAACAGTGAATGGGAAAAAATTCAGGGTTGTCGGAATCTACAAATCTACAGGAGATCCCAGCATTGACCAGGCGGTAGTAATGCCATACCAAACCTCAGCAGACCTTGTAGACAGAGATGGAGAAACCTATGACTGGGTTTTCGCCCAGATACAGGAAGGATTTGAATCCGATGAAGCCAAAAAAGAAGTAGAGAAAAACCTGAGAAATGAAAGAGGAGTAGACGAAGGAGAGGAAAGCTTCTCAGTCTCCACGCAGGAAGACCTTGTCTCATCATTCAACAGCATACTCTCAATAGTCAGAGGGGTAGTAATCGGAATAGCCTCGATCTCCCTCCTAGTCGGTGCCGTCAACATCATGAACACGATGTACACCTCAGTAACACAGAGAACAAGCGAAATAGGAGTGATGAAAGCAATAGGAGCCACCAGAAAACAGATAATGACGCTGTTTATCTTTGAAGCAGGCATAATAGGAATGATAGGCGGCATACTTGGCGTAACAGTAGGCGCAACACTCTCAACAATAGCATCCTACGCAGCAACACAGGCAATCGAAATACAGATCAATCCATACCTAGGACCAGAACTACTGATCGGAGCTACAGCATTCTCGTTCATTGTAGGAATACTATCTGGTGTCTTGCCAGCTAGGAGAGCAGCTAAGATGCCTCCTGCAGAAGCACTAAGATATGAATAAAGAAAAGTTAGAGGTTGTAGAGCTCGCTGTACTTCTCCTCAATATATTCTAAGAATGGTTCTGCGGTGGGTTTCTGTCCTGTTGCTTCTTCTACAAGTTCTTCTGTTTTGAGCAGTCTTCCTTTTTTGTGGATGTTTTCTCTCAGCCAGTTTAGAATTGGTTCGAAGTTTCCGTTCTCTATCTTGTTTTCCGGTTTTTCTATGTCTTCTTCTATTTTTTCGTAGAGCTGTGCTGATATCACGCTTCCCAGTGTATAGGTTGAGAAGTATCCGAAGGATCCCCACGCCCAGTGAATGTCCTGCATCACCCCTTCGGAATCTGTCTCCGGAGTTATACCTAGATATTTTTCCATCTTCTGATCCCAGATTTCTGGAAGTTCTTCTACCTCTATATCTCCGTTTATGAGTTTTCTACCTATCTCGAATCTGATTATGATATGCATATGGTAGGTTAGTTCATCAGCCTCTACACGGATCAGATTGTCATCATAGACCTGATTGAGTGATTCGTAGCAATCCTCTACGGAAGTATCACTGAATTCTTCCGGGAACTTCTCCTCCAGTTTTGGAAGCAGATACTTGGAGAATGCCTTTGATCTTCCTACATGGTTTTCCCAAAGTCTAGACTGTGATTCATGGATTGAAAGCTCTCTTGGCTGGCCTCTAGGTGTTCCATAGAACTTTTCAGGCACTCCAAGGTTGTACAGTGCATGCCCTGCTTCGTGTATAGTAGGCATCAAAGAACCCGTTATATCGTTATCTTTAGTCCTCGTCGTTATCCTTGTGTCATATGAGTTTCCAACAGTGAAGGGATGTGCAGAGAAGTCCAAACGCCCTTTCTCATCAGGGAAGCCTAGTTCCTGGGCTATCTCCTTGTTGAACCTCATTTCCTTATCTTCTTCAAAACTGCCTTTGAAAGCATCAGTACATAGATCTGGGTTACTCTCCTGTATCTCATCGATTAAAGGGTTTAACTCTTCTTTTAGCTTCTGTAGAATTTTTTCCATCCTTTCGAAGCTGAGGTAAGGTTCGTAATCCTTGTACAGAACCTTGTATGGTTCCTCACCTTCGTTAAGTGCTGCAGCATATTCTCTTTTTAGTTCAACTAGCTCTCTCAGTTCTTCTGCAAAACTTTCGAAATCATCTTCCTCTCTGGCTTTTTTCCAGACATCTACACACTCTGATTCCTTCTGAGAGATCTTTTCTATCAGTTTTCCTGGAACCTTCAACATCTTCTCTCTTTCACGCTTTAACTCTCGCATATTTGCCTTTTGATCTTCGTCAAGCTCATTCTCATCAATCGAATCGATTATCTCTCCTAAATTATCTGATGTAAGTTTTTCATGTCTAACTTTTGACAAGGTGCTTTTCTGCCTTGAACGAGGCATTACGCCGTTCTCAGGCATCATCACTTCTTCATCCCAGTTCAAGAACTTTGATGCTTCTTCAAGATTTGTTAAAGTCTTAACCTCATCCTCGAAATCAGAGTAGCTCATAATACGGTATTTTGCTGGTAACAGAAATAAAACTTACAATGAGTAATTAGCTAAACATGAACGAAGAGGAACTGGAGAAGTTCGCAGAAACTATAGTCGAAAGATCTACAAAGATAGAAGAAGGAGATTATGTCTACTTGAGTACTTATTCGACTGAAACACTTCCGCTATTCGAAAAAGTAAGAAACAAAATCATAGAGAAAGGAGCATTTCCACACGAACATCTGCTCTATGATTCTCAGCTCGGGAGAGCAGGAATGGATTATGAATGGATAACCAAAGCCTCGGATAAACAGCTTTCAGAAGTATCAGGTGCTAAAAAGAAAGAACTTGAGCAGATGGATGCCTACATATGTATCACTGGCCGCGAAAACGAAAATGAGCTTAACGGAGCCGACCCGGAAAAAATCTCTTTAAGGAAACAGGAGACGAAAGAACTCGCTGAGATCAGGAGAGATATGAAGTGGTCCCTAGTAACTTATCCAACAAATGGGAAAGCACAGAAAGCAGGTATGCCGACACAGAAATTTACAGAGTTCTTCTTCGATGCAGCCAACATAGACTGGGAAAAACTTGAACAAAAGAACGAAAAAATCAAACAAAAGTTTGATGGCGGACAAGAAGTTAGGATTACATCAGAAAACACTGATCTAAGGTTCAGCATCAAAGGAAGAAAGGGAGTTCCATGTAACGGTGAGAAGAACTTGCCTGACGGAGAAGTATTCTACACACCAGTCAAAGAATCAGTTGAAGGCCACATCCAGTTCACATATCCTGGTAGAAAACAGGGAAACGAAGTCACAGAAGTCTATCTGGAACTGGAGGATGGAAAGGTTGTTGAATTCAGCGCAGAGAAGAACGAAGACTTCCTGAGAGAACAGCTCAACACGGACGAAGGCGCCCGTTACTTCGGAGAGTTTGGAATAGGAACAAATTGGCAGATAGATCGATTTACCAATGAATTAGCTCTTGATGAAAAAATTGGAGGCACAATACACCTGGCTCTCGGAAGTGCTTTTCCACAGGCCGTTCCCGAAGAAGTAGAGCCAAATGATTCATCTATTCATTGGGATATAGTCAAAGACCTTAGGAAACAAGAAGGAGACGGAGGCAAAATAATCCTGGATGATGAAGTAGTTCAAGAAGGTGGAGAGTGGCAGTTCTAACTGTTTAACCGTTCCGCCCTCTCTAAATACTCTTCGTACTTTCCAAGCGCTTTCTCAATTGGCTCAGGTGAACTCATGTCTGCGCCAGCCTTCCTCAATGACTCGATGCTGTACTCGCTACTCCCTGTCCTCAGGAAGTTCAGGTAGTCTTCAGGCCCTTCATCCACTATTTTCTCCGCCAATGTGTTTCCTGCGCTGATCCCGGTTGCGTACTGATAGACATAGTAGTTATAGTAGAAGTGCGGTATCCTCATCCACTCCTTCTTAATCCTGTCATCTAATTCCAGGTTTGAATAATATCTGGACTTTAATTCTCCGTATTTCTGATCAGCTTTATCTGGAGTGATCGCATCTCCTTTTTCAAGTTCTCTGTGTAGCCAATGCTCGAACTCAGAGAACATTGTCTGCCGGAACAGTGTACTTCGGAAGTTTTCCAATGCATGACTCAAAACATGCTTTCTGAACTCTTCATCTTCAACAGTATCGAGCAGATGCCTTGTTAATAGTGCTTCATTGGTTGTGGAGGCAACTTCTGCCTGGAAGATGGTGTAGTCGCTGTAGTGATATGGCTGGGAGCTGTTGGTGTGGTGGCTGTGCATTGAATGTCCTAGTTCGTGGATTAAAGTGTACATCGAGCTCATGTCGTTCTGATAGTTCATCAGGGTGAACGGCCGGGAGTCGTAGCTACCTCCAGAGTATGCGCCGCTTCTTTTACCTTTGTTCTCATACACATCTACCCATCTTTCGTCTCCCAAAGCCTCTCTAACCTTTTCGACATAATCTTTGCCTAGAGGCTGTAATGCTTCAAGCACATGATCTTTCGCTTCCTCAAAACTGATTTCAGGGCTTTCAGTCTCAGTTACAGGCATATAGAGGTCGTAAGGAGTCAATTCTTCAAGTCCAAGGACTTTTTTCTTGAGCTCCGCATGCCTGTGTAGAAGATCGAGGTTATCTCTAACTGTTTCAACCAGGTTATCGTAAACCTCTCCAGGGATATTATCAGGTTTCATGGCAGATTCTCTAGCTGAATCAAAGCCTCTGATCTCAGCCATCCGCACATTCTTCCTTATATTTTTCTGCAGGGTCGTTGTAATAGTGTTTCTATAGTTTCCGAAGGTGTCGTACATCTTCTCGTATGTTTCCTTCCGGAAATCTCTATCAGGATTCTGTTGGAACTTGGTGAAGTTGCTGGTCGTTAACTCTACTTCTTCGCCTGATGGTTTCTCAACCTTTGGGAATGTCAGATCGGCATTGGTAAAGGTAGAATAAGTCTCGTGCGGACTGTCTAGCACATCTCCAAGCCCTGCCAGCATTGATTCTTTATCAGCATCCAAGATATGTTCTTCCATGCGGAAGAGGTCCTCAAAGTAATGTTCAAATCTTTCAAGGCTTTCTTCCTCTTCAATAAACTGTTCTATCTTTTGTTTGCCGGCTTCAGCTATCTCTGGTCGTATAAATCCTGTTTTATTACTGATATCGGTACTTAAGGCATTCATATTTGCGACAAGTCTTTGAGCATCTTGATTTCTAGTGTCTTGGTCTTTTAACATGCTGGCAAACCTGCTTAGATGCATCATTCGCCTTGAGATATCAAACTTCAACTCCAGAACTGCCGCCAGATTCTTGGCTGAACTTGTGACTTTGCCCTCATATTCCTCCAATTTGCTTGCTTCTTCCTTGAGCTCTTCTGCTTCTCTCTCTGCTTCCTCTATTGAGGAAAACATGCTTTTGATGTCCCATTTGTATCTTTCTTCTATCTCATTTCTTTCTTTAACCATTGCTTGATCTCCTCAGAAGTACTCCTCGAAGTTAGAAAATGTTTTATCCAGGAATTCTACTGCTTCCTCGGCATCAGACATCTTCAACACTTCTATGGCAGTGTGTAGGTGCCTGGTTGGTATAACTACTACGCCTGTCGGTATGCCTGAGTTACTGGTGTTGATGTGTCCGGCGTTGGTTACTCCTTTGTTGTAGAGCTTTCTGTGGTAGTTGAAATCGTCTTCTGCATTTTCTATCAGCCAGTTCCGTACCTTTTCCGGTGTTATCACTCCTCTGCCGCTTGCTTCTATCATGGTTATGCCGAATCCGTCTCCGGTAAATTCGTCGGATTCATCCAGATCCATGTTCGGTGTGTCGCCTGCTCTGGCTGTTTCCAGCACTATGGCGGCGTCAGGATTGATGTTTCGGCTTGATATCTTGGCGCCTTTCCTTCCTACTTCTTCCTGAGCTGAGAAAACAGCTACCAGTTCATAGTCTTCGTCAAAGTCGTTGAAGGCTTTGATAGCCATCGCGCATCCTATGCGGTTATCCATGGCTGGGCCTGTGACATATCCGTTAATCATCTCTTTGAAGTCTCTGTCGAATGTGATGTAGTCTCCGACACGAACTCCTCTATCTTTCAAGTCTTCTCTGTCTTCGGCTCCTACATCGACGAAAGCTTTCTCCATCTGTGGTAGGTCTCCTTCCCCGGGACCATCTACTAGGTGGGAAGGTTTAGCCCCTATAACGCCTGTCAGGTTCTCGCCTTCAGAGGTATGAACAATCACTCTTTGGTTTACAAGTGAGATGGGGTAAGCTCCTCCGATTTTGGAGATTCGGATAAATCCATCTTCCGTGATTCGTCTGACGCCCATGCCAATTTGGTCCATGTGTGCGTCTATCATCAAGGTTTTGTCGCCGCTCCCCTTCCGTGCGATCAGGTTACCGAAGTTATCCGTCTCGATAGAATCTGCTTCATCCTCTATCTTTTCAGAAATTAGTTCTCTTACTTTTTCTTCTTTGCCGGATACTCCGGGTGTTTCAACTAGTTCTTTAAGCAGTTGTTTCATAGCTGAGAATACGACTTTGAAACTTTAAACGCTAACCATACCTCAACATGTACATGCTCCGATACATCCTGATAACAGTATTACTTCTTCCATTCATTGACTTCTACATACTCGTAGAAGTAGCCGGAAGCATCGGAATACTGAAAACACTACTGATTAGTATAGTTACAGGATTGATAGGAGCAGAACTAGTGCGTAGAGAAGGAAGACATGTATTCCAAAAACTACAGAGAAGCGTAACAGGAGGAGAAATCACCAGAAACTTCATGGAAGGATTTATCTTGGTTCTAGCAGGTTTGATGCTTCTAAGCCCAGGATTCGTAACAGATATACTCGGAGCAGTTATAGCAGTAAGACCCGTCAGAGAAAGACTGGTCGCAAAACTAATGAACAGCAAAAACACGGCATTTGAAGTAGAATTCCAGAGATTCTAATTTCTCAATGAGAGTATGACTGAGGCGGTCAGGACAGCTAACCCTGCCTCAGAAGGAACACTGAACCCAAATAAAGAAGCAGAAATCAATCCAAGAACCAGAACACCGCCCTTTCTAACAGTATCAACATTAATCCTGTCCTCAAGCCCTGCAAGCAAATACAATCCTCCGCAAGCAACTCCAACAGTTGCCAAAGCAGGCAGCAGATATTCTGTTGTCGCTTGAATGCTTGAAGGAGACTTTACAGATAAAAGCAAGCCTGTAATGATTACAGCCGGTACTGAAAAACCTTCCACAAAATCAATATCAGCTATCTGCAAAGCAATAACCAGTATAGCCAATCCTGTAGCATACTGAAGTCTCTGAACATGGAACAACTGGCTGAAAATAGGGGCTAAGACTCCGACAACACCTCCAGCTAATATTAGATAAGGTGCCACTTTCTTCACCATACTTCTAGCTTCCCTGGTTGTCTCAGCTTCGGAATACAGGACAGCTAACGCTCCAGCACCAGCGAAAACAGTGAAAGCAACATTCAAAATACTGGTAAAGGACTGAAGATAGCCAGAGACAAGCATTGTGGCGAAAACACCGTCAACCAGCGGAAGCATCAATATATAGGCGAGTTGCCGCGTCTTCTCATCAAATTCCAGCACATGCCATGGGGCGCCATCAGTTAACTGATCCAGAACCATACACAAAACCTTTAGTTAGCGGTTCTGGGGCGTCTATTTCCAATTAAACTTTGCCCCAAACTTAAACTTAGAAACAGCAGCGACTCTCAAAACCTCAATACTAGTTGAAAAATCGGTCGCTGCAGACATACCAAAGGATATGCATAGCAGATTTTAAGTATTTTCTTCTAAATCATCACATAGGCCTCGATGGCTCAGCTTGGCTAGAGCGGTCCCCTCGTAGCGACTCCTAACGCAGAGCTCGACATGCGTTGAACCATTCAAAAAATGGCTCTCAGAAAAATTGACAAAAAGCGAGTGAGGGACAGGTCCCGGGTTCAAATCCCGGTCGGGGCTTATTTTCTGGTCTTCTGTTTGCCTCTTTTTTATTTGAGGATATTATATTGTTTTGTTATGAATCCTGAACGGTTGAAGGAAGGTGAGAGAAAGGTCCATAAAGAGATTAGTGAGTTGGCTAATGTTTCTAGAAGGGATAGTGAGTTGAACTATTATTTTGCATCTGTTTTAGAGGAGGTTCTAGAAGCTGTAAGTAAGATTGAACAAGATGCCGAACATTCTTCAAATAGACGGGAGGCGAAGATAGTCGAAGGTTTTGAACGAGGTCTTGACCAGGTCACGCAGGTTATTGATGAGGGTCTTTCTACTAAGCGTACGGTTGACTTGCTTACTGCTTGTAATGATTTAGATGAAAGGCATAGGGGCTGGCAGAGAGATATTTCGCCGAATCAGATCTTGAGTTTTGTGGATCAGGATTCGGGCGCTCAGAGAGGCGAAGTGTCCGATAAATTGAAGGAGTTAAATAGTGTAAATTTCTTGAATGTGTTTAACGAACCTGAGCCTGCTGAATCGGTTTGTGAATCTGTCAGGGTGTGGGTGCGTGATACAGGAGCAGATTTTGATGACGGTGATTATTGCCCTGATGCAGTGAACTTCTTAGGATTGGTTCTTCTGCAGTCAGTTGAAGATTTGATGGATGAAGATAAACAACCTTATGCGAACAGGAGATTGCAGCAATCCGTTTACTAGATAAAGTCCTTCACGGTTTCAAAGAAGTTCTTCTTCTGTTCTGGTTCTTTAGTTAACTCTTCTACTTTTTCGTCTCCTTCTGAGTTTACAGGTATTTCTACATCGATTTTGATATATAGGTCGCCGTTTCCTCGTCGTCCGGGCATGCCTTTTCCTCTGACTCGGAGTACTTGTCCTGGTTGTGTTCCAGCAGGAACATCTACTTTCAACTTACCCTCCGGGTGTTCTATCTTGGCTTCTGTTCCTGTTGCTGCGTCTCCTACTCCGACTTTCAGGGTTGTAAAGAGGTCGTTATCTCTGCGTTCGATCTTTGAGTGTGTCTTGACTTTGACCACGAGATATAGGTCTCCGTTCCTGCCTTTCCGGCTTTCGTGACCTTTGCCGTTCAGTTTCAGTCTCTGACCGTCTCGTACTCCTGCAGGAATATCGACTGTTATTGTCTCGGTTTGATCTGTTAGACCGTCTCCGTTACATTCTGAGCATTTTTCTTCCGGCACTTCGCCTGTGCCGTTGCATTTTGGACATTCTTGTACTGTTTGTGTCCGGCCGAAGATGCTTTGCTCAATTTTTCGGACTCTGCCCTGCCCGTTACACTCCGCACATGTATTAGTCTCTCCGGTTTCCGAACCGTTTCCACCGCAGTCTGAGCACTGTTGTTTCCTCTCTACTTCGAAGGTCTTCTCAACTCCGTTGTACGCATCTTCTAGGGTCACTGTTGTGGACATCTTCATGTCCTGGCCACGAGATCTCCTTCTTCGCTGACCTCCTCTTCCCCCTCCACCGAAAATTTCCTCGAAAAGATCCTGGAAATTGGATGCGGCCTGGCGCTGACCTCTACCAGCATGACCTTCTACGCCTTGCTTACCAAACTGATCGTATTTCTTCCTCTTATCCTCGTCAGAAAGAACATCGTACGCCTTGTTAATTTTCTTGAACTTCTCCTCATCAGCCTCATCGCCGTTACTATCAGGATGATATTTCTTCGCCTTCTTTCTGTATGCTTTCTTGATTTCTTCCTGACTTGCGTCTTCTGAGACTCCTAGAAGTTCGTAGTATTCTTTGGGCATCCCTTGTTTTATTGTCGTGTATAAAAATTTTTAAGACAGGTTTAATTTTATGGCAATCAACCAAACATTTATAATTGTTACTTATCAATAACAACATATGAAAGAAAACTACTCAATTTTGGAAGACGACTCTGCAGCATATGAAAACGGAGATCAAATCGTCATAGCTGATGGCGGAGATCCAGAGGCTGAGGATTTTGATGATTCCAATTTTTATGAAGTGCCTGGAACTGAAACTGTAGACGGAAAAGTTGTAGTAAGCGATCAAAATGTTGTTGAATTTGCTCAATCAATGAGTGATGCTCTCTACGACTTTGATCCAAGAGGTGGTT from Candidatus Nanohalobium constans includes these protein-coding regions:
- a CDS encoding M42 family metallopeptidase, with translation MKQLLKELVETPGVSGKEEKVRELISEKIEDEADSIETDNFGNLIARKGSGDKTLMIDAHMDQIGMGVRRITEDGFIRISKIGGAYPISLVNQRVIVHTSEGENLTGVIGAKPSHLVDGPGEGDLPQMEKAFVDVGAEDREDLKDRGVRVGDYITFDRDFKEMINGYVTGPAMDNRIGCAMAIKAFNDFDEDYELVAVFSAQEEVGRKGAKISSRNINPDAAIVLETARAGDTPNMDLDESDEFTGDGFGITMIEASGRGVITPEKVRNWLIENAEDDFNYHRKLYNKGVTNAGHINTSNSGIPTGVVVIPTRHLHTAIEVLKMSDAEEAVEFLDKTFSNFEEYF
- a CDS encoding FxsA family protein, encoding MLRYILITVLLLPFIDFYILVEVAGSIGILKTLLISIVTGLIGAELVRREGRHVFQKLQRSVTGGEITRNFMEGFILVLAGLMLLSPGFVTDILGAVIAVRPVRERLVAKLMNSKNTAFEVEFQRF
- a CDS encoding DUF5794 domain-containing protein is translated as MVLDQLTDGAPWHVLEFDEKTRQLAYILMLPLVDGVFATMLVSGYLQSFTSILNVAFTVFAGAGALAVLYSEAETTREARSMVKKVAPYLILAGGVVGVLAPIFSQLFHVQRLQYATGLAILVIALQIADIDFVEGFSVPAVIITGLLLSVKSPSSIQATTEYLLPALATVGVACGGLYLLAGLEDRINVDTVRKGGVLVLGLISASLFGFSVPSEAGLAVLTASVILSLRN
- the dnaJ gene encoding molecular chaperone DnaJ, yielding MPKEYYELLGVSEDASQEEIKKAYRKKAKKYHPDSNGDEADEEKFKKINKAYDVLSDEDKRKKYDQFGKQGVEGHAGRGQRQAASNFQDLFEEIFGGGGRGGQRRRRSRGQDMKMSTTVTLEDAYNGVEKTFEVERKQQCSDCGGNGSETGETNTCAECNGQGRVRKIEQSIFGRTQTVQECPKCNGTGEVPEEKCSECNGDGLTDQTETITVDIPAGVRDGQRLKLNGKGHESRKGRNGDLYLVVKVKTHSKIERRDNDLFTTLKVGVGDAATGTEAKIEHPEGKLKVDVPAGTQPGQVLRVRGKGMPGRRGNGDLYIKIDVEIPVNSEGDEKVEELTKEPEQKKNFFETVKDFI